A genomic region of Mycobacterium senriense contains the following coding sequences:
- a CDS encoding DUF6636 domain-containing protein has product MKRAVIAALGVVVCWVGAPRAVADNPVCTASVCAFLSPSRNISCEVDYQRDAGIPDEAYCQSNEPPASVRLSTTGVVTNCTGVSCLGNPGIGTPVLAYGQTAAVGPFSCASKADGVTCTVPSGHGFTISNAGITPIG; this is encoded by the coding sequence ATGAAGCGTGCGGTCATCGCGGCACTCGGGGTCGTCGTCTGCTGGGTGGGGGCGCCCCGGGCGGTCGCGGACAACCCGGTGTGCACCGCGTCGGTGTGTGCCTTTTTGTCGCCGTCGCGCAACATCAGTTGCGAGGTCGACTACCAGCGGGATGCGGGCATCCCCGACGAGGCCTATTGCCAGAGCAACGAGCCTCCCGCATCAGTGCGCCTGTCCACGACCGGCGTGGTCACGAACTGCACGGGTGTTTCATGCCTCGGCAACCCGGGAATCGGCACGCCGGTCCTGGCCTACGGCCAGACCGCCGCGGTCGGTCCGTTCAGCTGTGCGTCCAAGGCCGACGGCGTCACCTGCACCGTGCCCTCGGGCCATGGGTTCACGATTTCGAACGCGGGCATCACACCCATCGGGTGA
- a CDS encoding acyl-CoA dehydrogenase family protein, whose translation MTFSMQLSDDVIEVRDWVHKFAADVIRPAAAEWDEREETPWPVIQEAAKVGLYSPDFFAQQAAEETGLGILTAFEEMFWGDAGIALSIMGTGLAAAALAGNGTPEQLGRWLPEMFGTSDEPKLGAFCSSEPDAGSDVGGIRTRARYDEAAGEWVLNGTKTWATNGGIANVHIVVASVYPELGTRGQASFVIGPDTKGLAQGQKFKKHGIRASHTAEVVLDNVRLPEDAILGGREKFEARIARVKSGASTGGQAAMKTFERTRPTVGAMAVGVARAAYEYALEYACQREQFGRKIGEFQAVAFKLADMKSRIDAARLLVWRAGWMARNNQNFDSAEGSMAKLVASEAAVYVTDEAIQILGGNGYTRDYPVERMHRDAKIFTIFEGTSEIQRLVISRAVTGLPIR comes from the coding sequence GTGACATTCTCCATGCAACTGTCTGACGACGTGATCGAGGTGCGCGATTGGGTGCACAAGTTCGCGGCCGACGTCATCCGACCGGCCGCGGCCGAATGGGACGAACGGGAGGAAACCCCGTGGCCGGTGATTCAGGAGGCGGCAAAGGTCGGCCTGTACTCCCCCGACTTCTTCGCACAGCAGGCCGCCGAGGAGACCGGGCTGGGGATACTGACCGCGTTCGAGGAGATGTTCTGGGGTGACGCCGGCATCGCGCTGTCCATCATGGGCACCGGCCTGGCCGCAGCGGCGTTGGCGGGCAACGGGACTCCCGAACAACTGGGACGCTGGCTTCCCGAGATGTTCGGTACCTCCGACGAACCCAAGCTGGGTGCCTTCTGCTCATCGGAGCCCGACGCGGGTTCTGACGTCGGCGGCATCCGCACCCGGGCGCGCTACGACGAGGCGGCCGGTGAGTGGGTGCTCAACGGCACCAAGACCTGGGCCACCAACGGCGGCATCGCCAACGTGCACATCGTGGTGGCCTCGGTCTATCCCGAGCTTGGTACCCGCGGCCAGGCCAGCTTTGTCATCGGACCGGACACCAAAGGTCTGGCGCAGGGCCAGAAGTTCAAGAAGCACGGCATCCGCGCGTCGCACACCGCCGAGGTGGTGCTCGACAACGTCCGCCTGCCCGAGGACGCCATCCTCGGCGGTCGGGAGAAATTCGAGGCCCGGATCGCCCGCGTGAAGTCCGGTGCCTCCACGGGTGGCCAGGCGGCGATGAAGACCTTCGAGCGCACCCGGCCCACGGTCGGAGCGATGGCCGTCGGCGTCGCGCGGGCCGCCTACGAGTACGCGCTCGAATACGCCTGCCAGCGTGAGCAATTCGGCCGCAAGATCGGTGAATTCCAGGCGGTGGCGTTCAAGCTCGCGGATATGAAGAGCCGTATCGACGCGGCCCGCCTGCTGGTGTGGCGGGCCGGCTGGATGGCCCGCAACAACCAGAACTTCGACTCGGCCGAGGGGTCGATGGCCAAGCTGGTCGCGAGCGAGGCCGCGGTCTACGTCACCGACGAGGCTATCCAGATCCTGGGCGGCAACGGCTACACCCGCGACTACCCGGTGGAGCGCATGCACCGTGACGCAAAGATCTTCACGATCTTCGAGGGCACGAGCGAGATCCAGCGGTTGGTGATATCGCGGGCGGTGACCGGCCTGCCCATCCGTTAG
- a CDS encoding TetR/AcrR family transcriptional regulator: MLASGRDRLLSAALRLFAAKGYAATSVADIQRESGLAPGSGALYKHFGSKRELLEAAVAHRIDSIVAAREQYDAGQPGSVERAVRIAGQLIWSNLKQSEDLLKVMLREPDELGDLDEKTWQVITDNAYQRFADELAASNRSGRTSIPDPEAAAAVAIGSLSYAATLQALTGRLPGNTDEERYFEAWVNQTVSVLDQYRNR; this comes from the coding sequence ATGCTCGCCTCGGGACGCGACCGGCTGCTCTCCGCAGCCCTGCGGCTCTTCGCCGCCAAGGGCTACGCGGCGACGTCAGTGGCCGACATCCAGCGGGAGTCCGGGCTGGCGCCCGGCTCGGGCGCGCTCTACAAGCACTTCGGCTCCAAGCGCGAGCTGCTCGAGGCGGCGGTCGCACACCGGATCGACAGCATCGTGGCCGCGCGAGAGCAATACGACGCAGGGCAGCCGGGCAGCGTCGAGCGGGCGGTGCGCATCGCCGGCCAGTTGATCTGGAGCAACCTCAAACAGAGCGAGGATCTGCTCAAGGTGATGCTGCGGGAGCCCGACGAGCTCGGCGATCTCGACGAGAAGACGTGGCAGGTGATCACCGACAACGCCTACCAACGCTTCGCCGACGAACTGGCCGCGTCGAATCGGTCCGGCCGCACCAGCATTCCCGATCCCGAAGCGGCCGCGGCCGTCGCGATCGGGTCGCTGTCCTACGCGGCGACGCTGCAAGCACTGACCGGTCGCCTGCCCGGCAACACCGATGAAGAACGGTACTTCGAGGCGTGGGTCAACCAGACGGTCAGCGTCCTCGACCAGTACAGAAACCGTTAA
- a CDS encoding sensor histidine kinase, with product MRVLSLRTIVIVAAISVMTLVVLLGTWVWVGVTNDQYSQLDRRLDSVSSLGDISSLLNNAEHTSPDRPAPDGNLVRTARIGGVTVSVPSSIVLPQLPDGYANTTINGVQYRVRTFTAGPASIALAAPLAEAQHRINELHLRVLLICASVIGGTVVVGWVISLIMVNPFLLLAQQARAINAQSSPDEVQVRGVREAVEIAEAVEGMLARIGKEQQRTKAALESARDFAAVASHELRTPLTAMRTNLEVLSTLDLPPEQRHEVIGDVIRTQSRIEATLTALERLAQGELTTVDDFVPFDITELLDRAAHDALRIYPDVEVSLVPSPTVLMVGLPTGLRLVIDNAIANAVKHGNAGKILLTVGSSGEGVEIAIDDDGSGVPESERATVFERFARGSTASRSGSGLGLALVAQQAELHGGTAALQTSPLGGTRLLLRLAGDGRGPA from the coding sequence ATGCGGGTGCTGTCGCTGCGCACCATCGTCATCGTCGCCGCGATCTCGGTGATGACACTGGTCGTCCTGCTGGGCACCTGGGTATGGGTGGGCGTTACCAACGATCAGTACAGCCAGCTCGATCGGCGGCTGGATTCGGTCAGCAGCCTCGGGGACATCAGCAGCCTGCTCAACAACGCGGAGCACACCAGTCCGGACCGGCCCGCGCCCGACGGCAACCTGGTGCGCACCGCGCGCATCGGTGGGGTGACCGTGTCGGTGCCGAGCAGCATCGTGTTGCCCCAGCTTCCCGACGGCTATGCGAACACCACCATCAACGGGGTGCAGTACCGCGTCCGTACCTTCACCGCGGGCCCCGCCTCGATAGCGCTGGCCGCGCCATTGGCCGAAGCCCAGCATCGGATCAATGAACTGCACCTGCGGGTGTTATTGATCTGCGCCAGCGTGATCGGTGGCACCGTCGTGGTGGGCTGGGTGATCTCGCTGATCATGGTCAATCCATTCCTCTTGTTGGCGCAGCAGGCCCGGGCGATCAATGCGCAGTCCAGTCCCGACGAGGTCCAGGTGCGCGGCGTGCGTGAGGCCGTGGAGATCGCCGAAGCGGTCGAAGGAATGCTGGCTCGCATCGGTAAGGAGCAGCAGCGCACCAAGGCCGCGCTCGAGTCGGCGCGCGACTTCGCCGCGGTCGCCTCCCACGAGTTGCGCACGCCGTTGACCGCGATGCGCACCAACCTGGAGGTGTTGTCCACCCTGGACCTGCCGCCCGAGCAGCGCCACGAGGTCATCGGTGACGTCATCCGCACCCAGAGCCGCATCGAGGCCACCCTGACCGCGCTGGAGCGGCTGGCCCAGGGCGAACTGACCACCGTCGACGATTTCGTCCCGTTCGATATCACCGAGTTGTTGGATCGTGCCGCTCACGACGCGCTGCGCATCTACCCCGACGTGGAGGTGTCGCTGGTGCCTTCGCCCACGGTGCTGATGGTCGGGCTGCCCACGGGTCTGCGGCTGGTGATCGACAACGCCATCGCCAACGCCGTCAAGCACGGCAACGCCGGCAAGATCCTGCTGACCGTCGGCAGCTCCGGTGAGGGTGTGGAGATCGCGATCGACGACGACGGCTCCGGGGTCCCGGAATCCGAACGCGCCACGGTCTTCGAACGCTTCGCCCGCGGTTCGACGGCGTCGCGGTCGGGATCAGGACTGGGCCTGGCGCTGGTCGCCCAGCAGGCCGAACTGCACGGCGGCACAGCGGCGTTGCAGACCAGCCCGCTCGGCGGCACCCGGCTGCTGTTGCGGCTGGCTGGCGATGGGCGTGGTCCGGCGTAG
- a CDS encoding VOC family protein, with protein sequence MLGHLGINVPDLSAAKRYYDALMPLVDFEPFFHADDEFSYRPSENRPGTYLFFYPAVEPHEYSSRQSGLQHLAFIVRRRSSVRAVHDHVVRIGGTVIDPPRHFPQYPGHYYATFWYDPFGIKLEAVCHHDRD encoded by the coding sequence ATGCTCGGCCACCTCGGCATCAACGTGCCCGACCTGTCAGCCGCAAAGCGGTATTACGACGCGCTGATGCCCCTTGTCGACTTTGAGCCGTTCTTTCATGCCGACGACGAATTTTCCTATCGGCCCAGCGAAAACAGGCCGGGCACCTACTTATTCTTTTATCCGGCGGTTGAGCCGCACGAGTACTCGTCGCGGCAATCCGGACTGCAGCACCTTGCATTCATTGTGCGGCGGCGTTCGTCGGTGCGCGCGGTGCATGATCACGTCGTCCGGATCGGTGGCACCGTCATCGACCCGCCGCGCCATTTTCCGCAATATCCCGGCCATTATTACGCCACCTTTTGGTACGACCCATTCGGCATCAAACTCGAAGCCGTATGTCATCACGACCGCGACTAG
- a CDS encoding PE domain-containing protein, with the protein MGFVTSVQSEAVLASSGAESAISAETEAAASAAAPVLLGVLPMGGDPDSAMFAAALNACGGSYLGVVSEHAAQRGLFAGAQSIASSTYVVTELMRSLTMAIGA; encoded by the coding sequence ATGGGTTTTGTTACGTCGGTGCAGTCAGAGGCGGTTCTGGCATCGTCGGGCGCGGAGTCGGCGATCAGCGCGGAGACCGAGGCGGCGGCATCGGCGGCCGCGCCCGTCCTGCTGGGAGTCCTGCCGATGGGCGGCGACCCCGATTCGGCCATGTTCGCGGCGGCACTCAACGCCTGCGGCGGAAGCTACCTGGGCGTAGTGTCCGAACACGCCGCCCAGCGCGGCCTGTTCGCCGGCGCGCAGAGCATCGCGTCGAGCACATACGTCGTCACGGAGTTGATGCGCAGCTTGACGATGGCAATCGGGGCTTAG
- a CDS encoding PPE family protein translates to MADPGWAARTPEENDLLLKAGAGVITHLANQAAWTALAATHHGSSIASTINTVATSASWVGSGSLASAANATALNASLHGLAGWVDVKPAVVSTAVSAYQMAYGSMRPAPECIGNRTETAADYGINPLVLGALTPRITSLELEYFGSMWPNNSAVGASYGTILTALSQSLTIPPPIASMGASPAAPAQAAAAIGESAADEGAGDGMRAAMQGAQTGTQGAGQAASGGQDFMSQAGSLMQPAQQLMGAVPQVMQAPMQMMQAPMQMMQPLMGMFANPGAMGMGGATPAVSAVSATTGLSAAEAGAGGGASLGGAGMPATSFTRPVSAFEPASSGRPVGLRPAGALGAEAMRPQTTTMGGAPMGGMPVGHGAGGDRGSRDKADQPATVRVVDARV, encoded by the coding sequence ATGGCGGATCCGGGGTGGGCTGCGCGTACGCCTGAGGAAAACGACCTGCTGCTCAAGGCGGGGGCCGGTGTCATCACGCACTTGGCCAACCAGGCCGCCTGGACCGCCTTGGCGGCCACCCATCACGGCTCCAGCATCGCGTCAACGATCAACACCGTCGCGACGTCGGCGAGCTGGGTGGGCTCGGGGTCGTTGGCCTCGGCGGCAAACGCGACCGCACTGAACGCGTCCCTGCACGGGCTGGCCGGCTGGGTCGACGTCAAGCCGGCGGTGGTGTCAACCGCGGTCTCTGCGTATCAGATGGCTTATGGCTCAATGCGTCCCGCGCCCGAGTGCATCGGGAACCGCACCGAGACCGCCGCCGATTACGGCATCAACCCACTGGTCCTCGGCGCACTGACGCCGCGCATCACGTCGCTGGAGCTCGAGTACTTCGGGTCGATGTGGCCGAACAACTCGGCGGTCGGGGCCAGCTATGGAACGATCCTGACGGCCCTGTCGCAAAGCCTCACCATTCCCCCGCCTATCGCTTCCATGGGTGCGTCGCCGGCCGCGCCCGCGCAGGCGGCAGCGGCGATCGGTGAGTCGGCGGCGGACGAAGGGGCCGGCGATGGCATGCGCGCCGCCATGCAGGGCGCGCAGACGGGGACCCAGGGAGCCGGCCAGGCGGCCTCGGGCGGCCAGGACTTCATGAGTCAGGCCGGCTCGTTGATGCAGCCCGCACAGCAACTGATGGGGGCGGTCCCGCAGGTGATGCAGGCCCCCATGCAGATGATGCAGGCTCCGATGCAGATGATGCAGCCGCTGATGGGCATGTTCGCCAATCCCGGCGCCATGGGCATGGGCGGGGCAACGCCGGCCGTCTCGGCGGTCTCGGCAACCACCGGGCTCTCCGCAGCGGAGGCCGGGGCGGGCGGGGGCGCATCGCTGGGCGGTGCGGGCATGCCCGCAACCAGTTTCACCCGTCCGGTCAGCGCCTTCGAGCCCGCCAGCAGTGGCCGGCCGGTGGGGCTGCGGCCGGCCGGGGCATTAGGCGCCGAGGCCATGCGACCGCAGACCACGACGATGGGTGGTGCTCCGATGGGCGGAATGCCGGTGGGGCACGGGGCGGGAGGCGACCGTGGCTCCCGTGACAAAGCCGACCAGCCCGCGACGGTGCGGGTCGTCGACGCTCGAGTGTGA
- a CDS encoding WXG100 family type VII secretion target, with amino-acid sequence MTIKVTPQMLRDASNAIQANMEHAIGIGQGYVANQENVMNPSTWSGSAVTASHATAIEVQNDLNKVLTGGTRLAEGLTKAAALMEGHEADSSHAFTALFGGHGS; translated from the coding sequence GTGACAATCAAAGTAACACCGCAAATGCTTCGCGACGCTTCCAACGCTATCCAGGCAAACATGGAGCACGCGATCGGGATTGGCCAGGGATACGTCGCGAATCAGGAAAACGTGATGAATCCGTCCACCTGGTCTGGCTCGGCCGTGACCGCGTCGCACGCGACGGCGATCGAGGTTCAAAACGACTTGAACAAAGTGTTGACCGGCGGCACCCGGCTTGCCGAAGGCCTTACGAAGGCGGCGGCACTGATGGAAGGCCACGAGGCGGATTCTTCGCACGCGTTCACCGCGCTATTCGGCGGCCACGGCTCCTAA
- a CDS encoding WXG100 family type VII secretion target: MSDPITYNPGAVADFATDVASRAGQLQSIFDDTSNRTHALQEFFAGHGASGFFEAQAQMLSGLQGLIDTIRQHGVTTSHVLDNALSTDQHIAGLF; this comes from the coding sequence ATGTCCGACCCGATCACTTATAACCCCGGGGCCGTAGCCGACTTCGCCACCGACGTCGCCTCCCGCGCCGGCCAGTTGCAGTCGATTTTCGACGACACCTCCAATCGCACGCACGCCCTGCAGGAATTCTTCGCCGGCCACGGCGCATCGGGCTTCTTCGAGGCGCAGGCGCAGATGCTGTCCGGGCTGCAGGGTCTCATCGACACCATCCGTCAGCACGGGGTGACCACCTCCCACGTGCTGGACAACGCGCTCAGCACGGACCAGCACATCGCCGGTCTGTTCTGA